The sequence below is a genomic window from Nostoc flagelliforme CCNUN1.
ACATTTTTAAGCGTGAGATTCGACGCCAGATGATCCCAGCCCACTCAAGTCGGAATACCCATCCATGCGGCAGATTCCTCTATTTGGGTAGAACTAGAGACTGCACTAGCTCTTTTGTATTTTGTGCTATGCATCTTGATATAAATTTTGTTTAGTGCGTTTCCTACCCGCAACTAAGGTTTTCATTAATATTTCTTTCCTTCTGGTTTGTGACCTCTGGCTTTGTCGTAAAATTTTTGTAATGAAAAACTCTAATCTTTTGGCGATCACCTCATTCAAATAAAGGTAATGATGCAAATAGATTGATCCTTGAAAAATAGAGATAGCACTTACTTACCTCCTAGAACGTGCCACAAAAATTCAAATTTTGATCTCTGCTTTCTATGCACCTATGTAGCTTTGAATATAACTATCCGCTTTCACTCCAAATAAGGGCGTTGCTAAATAAGCAATTTCCACATCTGTTTATTTATTTTGATTGGAGTGCATAGATGATTCATTGGTAGAATTCTCAGATTAGCTAACCAAATTTGCTAATTGTTTAATTTTGCTAATAATGCAAAATTATCTTCTCTAGAGAGAAATTTAACTTGGCTGATTTGTGTCTTAAAATCCCAAATTTGACCATTTTTAGAATTTTAAAGATTTAATTCTGCCAATTTTGGCGCTAATTGAGAATTTCCTTGAAAACAGATAAACAAATTTTATATTGAGCCAAAATTTTGACTATAAGCCACAATTTTGGCTGTAGATCTGGGTTGGTATAATAAATCGCTCTTGCAAGCGTTCATGCTTACAAAAAATTGTCTTATTACAGCTTGATTTTGATGAAGAGTTAGTGTCATAATTGTAATTAGTTGTCATTCATGGTAAAATCGGCTGCACAAAAGTGCCGCAGCTGATTCTGAATTTCTCTTGCCCGAGATTTTGCAGAAAGATGGATATCAAGTTATCCTGCAAAGGTTAACTTTTTAACAGCCTGATAGACAGCTAATACTGGGATAATCCCTCTGGTAGCTTTGGATACTAGGGGGGTTAACTCCCGGTTTTAGTCACTGTTTAGCTTTTACCTTCTAACGTTTTGGTTGTTCAAAAGTAAATCTAACCTGGCTATGGTTTTTAGCTTATTTTTGAAGCTAATCTGCTATTGAAAATAAACATCACAGCCTTCCAATGGAAAAACAATATCCTTAAATGAAATTAGTTGAAATCAGGCAACCCTCTTTGAAAGGCTACAGATATTAGGGTTAGGGGAAAACTGCTAACCCATAGAACCTATTCAAGAAATGCAATCATTGCCAAATCTTACGATACCTCTTAAGTACGTATTCGCAAATGTTAACTCTGAAAAGTGCCGATTAATACTTTTCATGAATTAATTAAAGCAATTTTTTCTTTTTCCATTTATTTTTGTATCGTTTAGTGTGTATTTGTAAAAACCAAGTTTAACAATACATTTTTTTTATCATTAATGCAACACTTCTTCGGTTAGATTATTGGTTGAAGAACTTAGATGTTTAATTTACCTCTAAAGGTAGATGGCAAAATGGATTTATTCCTTCAATAAAATGCCCGAACCCAAGAATTGCAAGATAAAATAGCCAAATGACTAAAGTAACCAGCAAAATGTCTGATTTTCTGGCTATCACTCAGCGTAGGTTATAAACCCACACACTTATTGCATTGTTATAGATTTAGCATACCTGTATTTTGCCTTTTTTACATTAAGACACATACTTTTTTATTTTTTAACTTCTGGATACTTAAAAATTTCTATTTAAGTTTGCTACCCAGGCTTGTTGAGGACTTTGCCGTCCAATCCAATAGTCTCTTTGCAAATTGGTTTGATGTCAAAGAATTTTGCCAGACATACGGAGTCCTGTGCGTAATTTATGTATAATAAAGCCGGACGCACGGTGCTGCAAGAAGGTAGGGGACATCCAGAAAATAAAATATACAGTCACTAAGAATGATAATCATTGCTAGGGGGTGGGAGAACGTAATCCTTCTTGGTAGCTTCTGTGAGAATACCATCTTCACGAGATCGAATTTAGGAATGAAACTTGACGAAATCATAAGGGTTTCAGGCGATGCTTTGTCAGATGACGAAAGCGTTATGCGATCGCTCTGAAGTCCGCCCAGAACAAAAGTTCTTGAACGGTAGATTACAAGCTGATTTCGGCGGAAGGACTGGTAAGGCTTCTGGAAAACTTTTCGGTCTACTGACGTTCACATAGTGTTGTGAGGGAGCAACGCGATTTTGTGAGGTCGGGTAAAAAAAGTGCGATGCCTGCGGTGTTCTCGTTGCCATCGCTAAAAACTTTCTTCAATACTAAAAAATATTAGTTACATTTATGTACGTATTAATACATAAAACATAAATAAATTTTAAGTGTGGTGATATGTGCAAAAATTTATGAGGGTCAAAAACAAGGTAGGCTTCCTGTTAAGTAATGTTTACAGGCTTTTAAGGTCTACCTTTTATGGCAAAAAATATAAGTGCAACTCTTGATTTAAACAAGTCAGTTAAAAGTTTTCACTTACAGGTCGCAAAACTTTTAGAATTTACAAAATTTTGCTGATGCTGCTTTTAGTACAGAGAATGAGCGTCAATTATGGTTTAAAAAATCTCGAAAAATTTTAAAAAAGGTCAGGCACTAGATTTAATGAGAAATATGGGTGAATTTATCTCTGAGGCAACAGGAGAGCACTGTAAAATTATGGTAAGAGAGCGAAATTATATTTTAAAAGCTTGATAGTTGGAGGCTTTTAAAATATAACGAAGTTGTGGCTCGAAAATTATCTATCGGTAGTGGCGCAGTTGAAAGTTTAATTCGTCAAGTTGTTAATTTACGTATGAAAATAAACAGTAAATTTTGGTTACAAAATAATGCAGAAATTATGTTACATCTGCGTTGTCAATGGATAGCTAAAAGTTGGGGTAATTTTTGTGATTCTATCTTTAATTCTTTTATCAAACCCCAAACTGGTTGATAAATTTTATACTTTATTCTCCCTTTAATTTATTTTCTGGCGTAATTGATACTAAGTATCAAAGATTTGTTGCAGAGATTTTTGGAAATAATCGTCAAATGACTTGCTAGCAATCTTTTTGAGATACCTCATCAAGATGATTTCTGGTGTAAAACAGTATTTGATTTGTAAATTAAATCACCATCAGCTTAAATATCATTTTTAGCGATGGCAACGAGAACACCGCAGGCATCGCTTGTTTTTGATCCGACTTCACAAAATCGCGTTGCTCCCGTTAGACATTGTTCTTTAATTTCGTCGTTGTATCCGCGTTTTGAATATGATTTTATAAATTGGCGAAAGCGTTGCGGGGCGGAACGCACGTCGCAATTGACACAGATGTAATTCTGTTTACGACGACGATGCCCGTTCTTACGGATATGATTGGATGCACAATATGGACAGTTCATCCCTTAATTATGCAACGCCAACAATTCAAAAATCAAAAATATGCCCTGTACCCTGCGATGCACTGAACGGCTGGTGAGCGGAGTCGAATCATGTTGAAGTGTTCCCTGTTTCCTCTTAACAAATGCCCAATACCCCATTACTTAAGAATCGTTTGTGCAAACTGAGTGCAAAATTCTCTCATTTTATTAAAGTTTACAAATCTTGATACTCATCGTTACGCGCTCATAAGAAAATGATCATAACAAAGCGTATAAAACGCCTAAAAAGCTTGAGCATCTAGGAAATTACAACTTCCATGCTTATAGAAGCTGGCAATTTGAGTTTCAACAAATTAATCCAGCGATTTGATTGGTCTAAGTGAGCAATCTGAAATTTATTTATAAATTGAAACAATTTTCTTAAACTTTCATTAACAGGAGAAACAATTAATGCCATTTGGACCAGCTTCACGCCTAGGAGTAAGTTTATTTGATGAAACCCCTCCCGTTGAGTGGGTATCAGGTCGCTCACAAGAAGAAGCAGAAACAATCATTCGGGCAGTCTATCGGCAAGTATTAGGCAATGCTTATGTGATGGAAAGTGAGCGGCTGGGTGTGCCCGAATCCCAATTTAAGCGGGGTGAATTGAGCGTCCGCGAGTTTGTCAGAGCAGTAGCTAAATCTGAACTCTATCGTTCTCGCTTTTTCACCAGTTGTGCCCGCTACCGGGCGATCGAACTCAACTTCCGCCATTTGCTGGGTCGTCCACCGCTAGATTTAGAAGAAATGCGGGCACACAGCACTATTCTTGATACTCAAGGGTTTGAAGCTGAAATTGATTCTTATCTCGATAGTGATGAGTATCAGTCTACCTTTGGTGAGAACATTGTGCCTTATATCCGAGGCTACAAAACCGAAGCTCTTCAGAGCATGGTGCAATTTACTCACACCTTCCAGTTGGTGCGGGGTGCTTCCAGCAGCAGCCTGAAGGGTGACCTGTCGGGCAAGGCTCCCAAGCTAAATTCATTAGTAATTCAAAGCACACCCACAGCAGTAATTTCACCTGCTAGTGCTGGGGCAACCTTCTCTCCACCTCCCACTGGTGCGCGTACTCGTCTTGGAGTCGATGCTAGTGCTAGTGGTAAAGTTTACCGGATTGAAGTCACAGGTTATCGTGCCAAAACCTTCAATAGTATTTCCAAGTTTCGCCGTTCCAACCAAGTCTTTCTGGTGCCATACGAAAAGCTCTCTCAAGAGTATCAGCGCATTCACCAGCAGGGCGGTGTGATAGCAAGTATCACTGCTGTATAAATTCAGGTGCAAACTTAAAAAATTGAGGAGTATAAATTTCAATGGCATCCCAGACAATTCTTGAACTTTGGCCCGCTAGTGACTTAGAGGAAGTTCAAACTACCATCCGTACAGTTTACAAACAAGTTTTAGGCAACCCTCATGTGATGGAGAGCGAGCGGTTGGTGACAGCAGAATCACAATTGTGCGATCGCTCCATCACTGTGCGGGATTTTGTCCGCGCCGTTGCCAAGTCTGATTTTTATCGTACCCGCTACTTCGAGTCTTGCGCTCCCTACCGTTTTGTAGAACTTAACTTTCTGCACTTACTTGGTCGGGCACCCCAGGATCAACGAGAAGTTTCCGAGCATATTGTTCGCACTGTAGCCGAGGGCTACGATGCTGAAATTGATTCCTACATCGATAGCAGTGAATATCAAGCAGCCTTTGGCGAAAACGTAGTACCCTACTATCGCGGTAGAAGCAGCGAAGCTAACTCTAAACAAATAGGCTACAACCGAATGTTTGCTATTGATAGAGGCCCTGCCCAAATTGACAGCTCAGTCAAGTCTGCCCAATTGGTTTATGCTGTTGCTACCAACAGTGCCAATACGATTAAAGCCTCTTCGTCTACCGTCATTGGTTCTGGCACCGAAAAACGTTTCAAAATCGTAGTGACAGGTTCTAAATTCGACAGCCCCCGCCGCATCAGTACGACTGAGTACGTTGTTCCAGCTAGTAAAATGACCCCGCAAATTCAACGGATTAATCGCACTTCTGGCAAAATCGTCAGCATTACTGAAATCGCATAACGTTTTCCAGGGTGGGCAATGCTCACCCAAGATGATTAACTTTTTTAATTTACAATTTTTCAAAAAATCACACGAAAATCCTAAATTTAGGAGGCATAAGATGGCACTTTGGATAGAAGCCGAGTCCGTTGAATTACGCGCCAACGCCACTGAGGATGATCTGCAAGGCGTGATCCGAGCAGTGTATCGACAAGTTTTGGGCAATGTTCATGTATTTGATAACCAACGGCTTACCAGTGCAGAGTCTCAATTGCGGAACGGTGACATCACTGTTAGTGGCTTCGTCAGAGCCGTGGCTCAATCTGATCTATACCGTTCGCTGTTTTTTGAAACTTCTTCTCCTTATCGTTTTATCGAATTAAACTTCAAACATTTGCTCGGTCGTGCCCCGCAAGATCAGGCTGAAGTGGCGGAGCATGTGCAAATTTACAACACTCAAGGTTACGCAGAGGAAATCAACTCCTACATTGATAGCGATGAATATATGAGGAGTTTTGGCGACAATATTGTACCCTCTGCCCGTAGTAATCGTACCCAAGCTGGGGTCAAGAATGTCGTTTTTAACCGTAGCTTTGCATTGATGCGGGGATTTGCTGCCAATGATTTGGGCAAATCAGCAAAATTGATTAGCGACATTGGTACTAACCTCGCTACCAAAATTGTTTCCCCGCCTCGTGGTTCTGGTGCTATCAGCAATACAGGGAAGCGGTTTCGTGTTGCTGTCTCCAAAGCCCATTTTGGTGTTCGGATGACTAAAAGCATGGCAACCTTTGACGTGGGATACAACCAGCTAGCCCAGAAAATTCAGAGCATCCAGAAAACAGGAGGCAAGATTCTTAGTATCACGGAAATAGCTTAACGCTACCAATGGAGAATTTCCCAACCTCTAACATTTTATATATGGATGGTCTATAGGGGTAAATTGGGATATTGATCATTTTCCATTAGGAGATTCTCCAATCCCAAAGCAAATAGCTAAAAACACAAACCAAAGAGTTGATGAATATTACGGAGTTTGTTGCAAATTCTATTGGGCGTTGGCGATCGCAACGCAGTGCCCATCATTTAGCATTCGGTCACTTTGAAGCCGTACAGTCTGAGATAGATATCATTGCTCTCCCAGATAACGATCCGGCAGTGATTGACTTGTGTAAAACCTATAACATTGATCCCCAAACAGTTGTTTCTCCTTTTCGGATGAGCTGGGAGGGCCAATCAGACTGGGATGAAAATGAAATCAAAGGTAGTTGCGTCCTAGTTCCTATCCCCGATCCAACTCATCCCCATCGTGGTAAACTTCTGCGCGATCAAGGCTATGCCGAAACGATCGCAGCGGCTGGCGATTATTACTTAACAGAAGACTGCACATTCGTGCTAGTGACCGCCTACGATCGCGCCGCCGCCGAAGAAAAGATATGGTTTGTCAACCCCAATGTCCGTTGTCGGGTTTCTCTAATTAAAACCAGCGCTGGTACAGGAGTTGTCACTGCCTCTTTTTCTTCCGAAATCCGCCAGAATATTCACAAATAAACTAGATCCAAAAATGGCTCTCTAGGTATTTCTGGTCATATATATACAACGTCAGAGCGTGCAGTCTCAATATGAACTGACCACGTTAGTTTCGTTATGTCATTAGTCTGTCTATAGACACTTTTGCCATAGGTTAAGACCATAATTTTGAATTTTGCGGAAAGTGCGGTCTTGAACTTTGCCCAAGAGGAGCAACTTTAAAAGACAAATTCTGTATTGTTTATTTATCCTCATCTACTTATGAATTCTTCACCGCCACATATCCGCGACAGTACGTCGAATCATTTAATCACCCTAGCTCGTTGGATGGCAGGGGATTTCAGCAATTATAAACAGGCATTTGAAAATCCTAAAGATTACGCCCATATTCACGTATTATTTCGTCCATTACCGCTTGAATTCTTCTCAGGAATCGGGCTTTATTCAGAACAGGTTTATGACTATGATTTGTGGAGACCTTATAGACAGGGAGTACATCGCTTAGTAGATCATGGCGATGAGATTTATATCGAAAACTACAGTTTAAAAAATGCCCTTATCTATGCTGGTGCAGCCCGTGAGTTAAGCATTCTTAAAACCATCACCCCAGATTGTATCGCACGCAGATATCACTGCTCGATGATTTTCAAACCAGAGGGAGATAGATTTATAGGCGCTGTTGAGCCTGGAAACTTGTGCTTAATTGAGAAAAATGGCTGTCAGACTTATCTCGATAGTTACGTTGAAATCACACAAACCACTTGGGTAAGCCTAGATAGAGGGCTGGATGTCAATACACACGAGCAGGTTTGGGGATCTACCTTTGGCCCTTTGCGGTTTGAAAAGCGGGAGGGTTTCGCCCATGAAGTCCCAAACATCCTATGATCTTTCCCTGCCTAATCTGGCCATTAAAGCGAATATGCTACCCCCAGAAGCGCAGAAAAAAATGCAGTGCTGGATTCGCAGCAGGCATTTAATTTGTTCAGGTCATTTCTTTGTTTTTGAAACCGTTGATTATAGTGCTATTGAGCGTTTTTCCCAATGTGTGGGAGCGTTAGGAGGCACTATTATTTCGGTTGAACCAATTGACAAAATTTGGATGGGCGCTCATCGTCAAGTGATTCTGTATCAGGCAAGAGCCAGTTTGCATACACCCTGCCACAATTTGAAACAATATTGGATAAAATACGGAGGCTTTCGCACCCGATTTGATGAGCAGACGTAAAGTCAGTAAATCGCCAAGTTTTCCTCAAAAGCGATCACCAATTATAGCCTAAGTATAGCCTAGTTACTAAAAATACCAAAAACTTTAAGCCGCGTTTATAGAACCCATTGCGATGCTGATCAACGAGTCCGCGTATGCAAAAGGGTCAACACTAGGCATCTGTGCAGATTCTTGGATTTTGGCTTTTAAACTTTCTGGTAAGAGTTCAGGATTTTGAATGAAGTGTTGAGCTAGTACATTTTCAGCTATTAAAGTACCGGCTGCTTTGTTTTGTGCGCTGGTGACTATGGCTGCTACATCATCTACTTGGGAAGATTGCGATCGCTTCTGCTTGGGTGCGTAAGTCGGAGTAATTTGTTGAGTCTCCGAGACTGTCAAGCTGGTGGTAGATGCTGATTGCTCCTCCTCTTCTACTGGGCCAGATGGTTCGGGTACTGGATAGCCCTGCATCCTAAAAAAACTAGCGATTGCTATGAAGGCTTGGCAACCCTGACAGCGATCGCTCCCAACTTGCCCCCGGTGCGTCACCACCGGAGGACTTCCCCCACCGTAGAATCAGCTACAGCAGGAGCAATGCAATTATGAGTGCAGAAGAACAAAAGAGGGAGTACGTTCTATCGGCGATCGCAAGTTACCCCAGTCAGGCACAAGCAGCGATCGCTCTTGGGACATCACCCAGAGTTATTTCGCAATGGAACACAAACAAAGCCACACCTAGAGAATTAGCAGTTAGGGTTGTGCAGCTTTTGGAAGTTTTAAGGGGTGCAGGAATTGAGATACCGCCGCCACTAGATTTTTAAGTCAGCGAAAAACGCGGTCTTGAGGTTTCCCCAAGTGAAGCGATTTTTCAAGAGAATTGATTTTAGTCATTGCCCCCTACTGGTTAGGGGGTTTTTAATTGGATTAGAAGTTTTTTGCACCAAAACTTTGGGCTACAAATAGAACTTGATATTGCCCAAAATCACGCAATTCGGCAGTTGATTTGCGTCCACTAATTCGCCGTTGATGGCGACGTAAATTACTGCAACATTGACTCGATTTTGAGATTATCTTAAAGTTTTGTAACAAAATCCAAATTTTGCAGAAAAGCCCACCTAAAAAAGCTGATAGATAAATAGAAGTACTTCAATACTTGTCTAGTAGTTCGCTTTCGTGACTTGGCGGGGTAAAGGGTAAGGGGGAAGGTGGAAAAACAAGTGCCCAGTCCCAAAGGTACATGCTTGGTGAGTGCGCCATCAGGTCTAATTTTTTAGATATTGTTAGCCCTGATTCCATGCATGACTAAGCTTTGAGCCAAAACTGACGGGGATCACTACTTTTAAAGGTCTGTCCATAAGCTTTTGCTGTAAAAAATAGGTATTCATAATTTATGAATCGGCACAAGCCAAAACGGAATCGTGGCGTTATACTTACTCCTGAAGGCTGGCAAAAACTTCAGCAGGCAAAACTTGAAGGGGAACTTCGAGAAAAATTTGGCTCCAAGTACACTCTAGAAGAAATAAGTGAACGGGCTGGATTAACTTCAAATACAGTCGCAAAGATACTTACTAACCAAGAAGGGGTTGACAAACGAACGCTAGTTTATTTATTCATGGCGTTTAACTTAGAGCTAAATCCCCAAGACTATTTTAAGTTAAATCCCGATTTGGCGGGACTTTCAGCCTTGGGGTCTCGAAAGCGCGTTGATCGGGGAGAGATGGTGGATGTATCTGTTTTCTATGGACGCAGAGATGAACTGACTCTACTAGAGCAATGGCTGATCCAGGAACGTTGTCGAGTAGTGGCGCTGTTGGGAATGGGAGGAATTGGTAAAACCTCTCTGGCTGCCAAATTAGCGCAAAAGGTTCAAGGATGTTTTGAGTATGTTATCTGGCGATCGCTCTACAATGCTCCTCCACTTTTTGACCTGCTGGCAAATTTAATTCAATTTTTCTCTAACGAGCAGGTTTTAGAAACTGACTTACCAAAAAGTGTAGATGGCAGAATATCACAAGTAATTGAATATTTGCAACAACAGCGCTGTCTGATCGTATTAGATAATGTAGAGACTATTTTGCAACCAGGCGCTTATGCTGGATGCTATCGAGAAGGCTATGAAGATTATGGCTTACTGATCAAACGATTGGGACAAGTTATGCATCAAAGTTCCTTAGTGCTGACTTCACGCGAAAAACCCAAAGACATGGCATCACAGGAAGGACAAGCACTACCTGTTCGTTCATTACAAGTGAAAGGTCTGAATGAGGAAGAAGTAAAAAAAATTTTTCACCTGAAAGGTTTGCTTGGAACAGAGTCCCAAAATAAAACACTGGTTGAGCTTTATTCTGGTAATCCATTGGCTTTAAAGATAGTTGCAACGACTATTCAAGATGTTTTCAATGGTGATATTTCTGAGTTTTTGAACCAAAAAACATCTGTTTT
It includes:
- a CDS encoding chromophore lyase CpcT/CpeT, whose amino-acid sequence is MNSSPPHIRDSTSNHLITLARWMAGDFSNYKQAFENPKDYAHIHVLFRPLPLEFFSGIGLYSEQVYDYDLWRPYRQGVHRLVDHGDEIYIENYSLKNALIYAGAARELSILKTITPDCIARRYHCSMIFKPEGDRFIGAVEPGNLCLIEKNGCQTYLDSYVEITQTTWVSLDRGLDVNTHEQVWGSTFGPLRFEKREGFAHEVPNIL
- a CDS encoding helix-turn-helix domain-containing protein, with translation MSAEEQKREYVLSAIASYPSQAQAAIALGTSPRVISQWNTNKATPRELAVRVVQLLEVLRGAGIEIPPPLDF
- a CDS encoding phycobilisome rod-core linker polypeptide codes for the protein MASQTILELWPASDLEEVQTTIRTVYKQVLGNPHVMESERLVTAESQLCDRSITVRDFVRAVAKSDFYRTRYFESCAPYRFVELNFLHLLGRAPQDQREVSEHIVRTVAEGYDAEIDSYIDSSEYQAAFGENVVPYYRGRSSEANSKQIGYNRMFAIDRGPAQIDSSVKSAQLVYAVATNSANTIKASSSTVIGSGTEKRFKIVVTGSKFDSPRRISTTEYVVPASKMTPQIQRINRTSGKIVSITEIA
- a CDS encoding phycobilisome linker polypeptide, translated to MPFGPASRLGVSLFDETPPVEWVSGRSQEEAETIIRAVYRQVLGNAYVMESERLGVPESQFKRGELSVREFVRAVAKSELYRSRFFTSCARYRAIELNFRHLLGRPPLDLEEMRAHSTILDTQGFEAEIDSYLDSDEYQSTFGENIVPYIRGYKTEALQSMVQFTHTFQLVRGASSSSLKGDLSGKAPKLNSLVIQSTPTAVISPASAGATFSPPPTGARTRLGVDASASGKVYRIEVTGYRAKTFNSISKFRRSNQVFLVPYEKLSQEYQRIHQQGGVIASITAV
- a CDS encoding phycobilisome rod-core linker polypeptide, which encodes MALWIEAESVELRANATEDDLQGVIRAVYRQVLGNVHVFDNQRLTSAESQLRNGDITVSGFVRAVAQSDLYRSLFFETSSPYRFIELNFKHLLGRAPQDQAEVAEHVQIYNTQGYAEEINSYIDSDEYMRSFGDNIVPSARSNRTQAGVKNVVFNRSFALMRGFAANDLGKSAKLISDIGTNLATKIVSPPRGSGAISNTGKRFRVAVSKAHFGVRMTKSMATFDVGYNQLAQKIQSIQKTGGKILSITEIA
- a CDS encoding CpeR family transcriptional regulator → MKSQTSYDLSLPNLAIKANMLPPEAQKKMQCWIRSRHLICSGHFFVFETVDYSAIERFSQCVGALGGTIISVEPIDKIWMGAHRQVILYQARASLHTPCHNLKQYWIKYGGFRTRFDEQT
- a CDS encoding phycobiliprotein lyase, whose translation is MNITEFVANSIGRWRSQRSAHHLAFGHFEAVQSEIDIIALPDNDPAVIDLCKTYNIDPQTVVSPFRMSWEGQSDWDENEIKGSCVLVPIPDPTHPHRGKLLRDQGYAETIAAAGDYYLTEDCTFVLVTAYDRAAAEEKIWFVNPNVRCRVSLIKTSAGTGVVTASFSSEIRQNIHK